The Niastella koreensis GR20-10 genome includes a window with the following:
- a CDS encoding helix-turn-helix domain-containing protein: MRLSFYGMQENEEELKKEIDILSKKFLYEVYKQARLKKLNRKELAALLQVSPGYLSQLFHSKKPLTFEMLIRFQQALQIEFNITVKPID, from the coding sequence TTGCGTTTGTCATTCTATGGCATGCAGGAAAATGAAGAAGAGCTGAAAAAAGAAATTGACATTCTCTCAAAGAAGTTCCTGTACGAAGTATACAAACAGGCAAGGTTAAAAAAATTAAACAGGAAAGAGCTGGCGGCACTGTTGCAAGTAAGCCCTGGCTACCTGTCGCAGTTGTTTCACAGTAAAAAGCCATTAACTTTTGAAATGCTTATCCGGTTTCAGCAGGCATTACAAATTGAATTCAACATAACCGTTAAACCTATT